Proteins encoded by one window of Yersinia massiliensis:
- the ascF gene encoding PTS cellobiose/arbutin/salicin transporter subunit IIBC produces MSKNYAAVSQQIVEAIGGANNVGAVTHCMTRLRFVLNDDSAVDLAKLKSISGVLGVVRNENQCQVIIGNNVAYAYAEVLKLLPEGTLPENAQPQKNKITLRRIGAGILDALIGTMSPLIPAIIGGSMVKLLAMILDMTGIFEKGSSTLIILNVIGDGAFFFLPVMVAASAAIKFKTNMSLAIAIAGVLVHPAFIDLMAKAAQGQHVEFMGVSVTAVKYTYTVIPALCMTWLLSYIERWVDRITPAVTKNFLKPMLIVLISAPIAIIFIGPLGIWIGSGISSLVYSVHDYLGWLSVAIMGALWPLLVMTGMHRVFTPTIIQTIAETGKEGMVMPSEIGANLSLGGSSLAVAWRTKNPELRQTALAAAASAIVAGISEPALYGVALRLKRPLIASLISGFICGAVAGIGGLASHSMASPGLFTSVQFFDPANPMSIVWVFGVMVLAIVISFVTTLLLGFEDIPVEDNEGDIAHPTDAVAAQSAVKIN; encoded by the coding sequence ATGTCAAAGAATTATGCCGCAGTATCTCAGCAAATTGTCGAGGCTATTGGCGGAGCCAACAATGTCGGGGCAGTGACTCACTGTATGACACGCTTACGTTTCGTGCTCAATGATGACAGTGCGGTTGATCTGGCAAAGTTAAAATCGATCAGTGGTGTGCTGGGCGTGGTACGAAATGAAAACCAATGTCAGGTCATCATTGGCAATAATGTAGCGTATGCCTATGCAGAAGTGCTGAAACTCTTACCAGAAGGTACATTGCCTGAAAATGCTCAGCCACAGAAAAACAAAATTACCTTAAGACGTATCGGGGCTGGCATTTTAGATGCACTGATTGGCACCATGTCACCGCTGATCCCGGCCATCATTGGCGGTTCGATGGTGAAATTGCTGGCAATGATACTGGATATGACCGGTATCTTTGAGAAAGGCTCATCGACACTGATTATTCTTAATGTGATTGGTGACGGTGCTTTCTTCTTCCTGCCAGTGATGGTGGCGGCCTCTGCTGCCATCAAATTCAAAACCAATATGTCGCTGGCTATCGCCATTGCGGGTGTGTTGGTCCATCCCGCCTTTATTGATTTGATGGCGAAAGCCGCCCAAGGCCAGCATGTTGAATTTATGGGTGTTTCGGTCACAGCGGTGAAATACACTTATACCGTGATCCCTGCATTGTGCATGACTTGGTTGCTCTCGTATATCGAACGTTGGGTTGATCGCATCACCCCTGCGGTAACGAAAAACTTCCTCAAGCCCATGCTGATTGTGCTGATTTCTGCGCCTATCGCGATCATTTTCATCGGACCGCTGGGGATCTGGATTGGTAGTGGCATTTCATCTCTGGTGTACAGCGTACATGATTATCTGGGCTGGCTCTCTGTGGCGATTATGGGCGCACTCTGGCCATTGCTGGTGATGACGGGCATGCACCGTGTATTCACCCCGACCATCATTCAAACCATTGCCGAAACGGGCAAAGAGGGCATGGTCATGCCATCGGAAATTGGTGCGAACCTTTCGCTCGGCGGCTCTTCATTGGCTGTTGCATGGCGAACCAAAAACCCAGAATTGCGCCAGACAGCACTGGCTGCGGCGGCATCGGCAATCGTGGCCGGTATTTCTGAACCCGCACTTTATGGCGTCGCGTTACGACTCAAACGCCCATTAATCGCCAGCCTAATCAGTGGGTTTATTTGTGGTGCGGTAGCGGGTATTGGTGGGCTAGCCAGTCATTCCATGGCCTCACCTGGGCTGTTTACCAGTGTCCAGTTCTTCGACCCTGCGAATCCAATGAGTATCGTATGGGTGTTTGGCGTCATGGTGCTGGCAATTGTGATTTCATTCGTCACCACACTGCTACTGGGTTTTGAGGATATTCCGGTCGAGGATAATGAAGGTGATATCGCCCATCCGACCGATGCCGTTGCGGCGCAGAGCGCAGTAAAGATTAACTGA
- a CDS encoding YceI family protein produces MFNKTLLGLTVGALMLTAGSAVAADYKIDKEGQHAFIEFRIKHLGYSWLYGSFNDFDGTFTFDEKNPAADKVNVVINTNSVDTNHAERDKHLRSKEFLNVSKFPQATFESTEVKKNGEGYTVVGNLTLNGVTKPVTLESKLTGQGSDPWGGYRAGFEANGNIKLKDFNITTDLGPASQEVELILSVEGVQVK; encoded by the coding sequence ATGTTTAATAAGACCCTATTGGGCCTGACTGTAGGCGCACTGATGTTGACTGCCGGCAGCGCCGTAGCCGCCGATTATAAAATCGATAAAGAAGGGCAACATGCCTTTATCGAGTTTCGGATTAAACATTTAGGCTATAGCTGGTTATACGGTAGCTTTAATGATTTCGACGGAACGTTTACCTTTGATGAGAAAAATCCGGCTGCCGATAAAGTGAATGTGGTGATCAACACCAATAGCGTTGATACCAATCATGCAGAGCGTGATAAACACCTGCGCAGCAAGGAATTCCTGAACGTCAGTAAATTCCCACAGGCGACATTTGAGTCTACTGAAGTGAAGAAGAACGGCGAAGGATATACCGTGGTCGGGAATCTGACCTTAAATGGCGTCACTAAGCCTGTGACACTGGAAAGCAAATTGACAGGTCAAGGCAGTGATCCATGGGGCGGATACCGCGCTGGTTTTGAAGCGAATGGTAATATTAAGTTGAAAGACTTTAATATCACCACCGATTTAGGCCCAGCCTCACAAGAGGTCGAGCTGATATTGTCTGTCGAAGGCGTACAGGTTAAATAA
- a CDS encoding LacI family DNA-binding transcriptional regulator has product MSTMQEVAKKAGVSKATVSRVLSGKGYVSEATKEQVYKAIEEAGYRPNLLARNLATNKSECIGFVVTNTLYNGNYFSEILSQAAKKLENNGRQLVLVDGKHSAEEEREAIQFLLDLRCDAIIIYPRFLTVDDMDLIIDKYKQPIMVVNRKLRKNGSHCIFSDHAGASYNATQYLIERGHRDIAFITGSLDSPTAIERLSGYKSALTASSLPIQDTLIVQGKWTPACGFAAVESLLTGQVPFSAIIASNDDMAIGAMKKLNEAKIKIPDEISIIGFDNIPLGPFLSPSLSSIKDPVSSMINEVINRLISMLDGGYLSNDNLFQSDLIVRDSVCYGPFWSHNSLSQKR; this is encoded by the coding sequence ATGTCGACGATGCAGGAAGTGGCAAAAAAAGCCGGTGTCTCAAAAGCCACTGTTTCTCGGGTTCTATCAGGCAAAGGCTATGTCAGCGAAGCGACCAAAGAACAGGTCTATAAAGCGATTGAAGAAGCGGGATATCGGCCAAATTTATTGGCGCGAAATTTGGCGACAAACAAATCTGAATGTATCGGTTTCGTGGTCACCAATACACTTTACAATGGGAATTACTTTAGTGAAATTCTCTCCCAAGCCGCGAAAAAATTAGAAAATAATGGCCGGCAGTTAGTGTTAGTCGACGGAAAACACAGCGCCGAAGAAGAACGAGAGGCTATTCAATTCCTGCTAGATCTGCGTTGTGATGCCATTATTATCTATCCTCGATTTTTGACTGTCGATGATATGGATTTGATCATCGATAAATACAAACAGCCAATTATGGTGGTCAACCGAAAATTAAGAAAAAATGGTAGCCACTGTATTTTCAGCGATCATGCAGGTGCGAGTTACAACGCCACACAATATCTTATCGAACGCGGGCACCGTGATATCGCTTTTATTACCGGTTCGCTGGACTCCCCGACTGCGATTGAGCGCCTTTCCGGCTATAAGAGTGCGCTAACCGCCAGCTCTCTACCGATACAAGATACGCTGATTGTGCAGGGAAAATGGACGCCAGCATGTGGCTTCGCGGCCGTAGAGTCATTACTCACAGGTCAAGTACCGTTTAGCGCCATTATTGCTAGCAATGATGATATGGCCATTGGTGCGATGAAAAAATTAAATGAAGCAAAGATTAAAATACCGGATGAAATATCTATCATTGGATTCGATAATATTCCATTGGGGCCATTTCTTAGCCCGTCGTTATCCAGTATTAAAGACCCCGTCAGCAGCATGATCAATGAAGTCATCAACCGGTTAATATCAATGCTGGACGGGGGCTACTTATCAAACGACAATCTTTTTCAGTCTGATCTGATTGTCAGAGACTCCGTTTGTTATGGCCCTTTCTGGAGCCACAATTCATTGAGTCAAAAGCGTTAG